One window from the genome of Lepisosteus oculatus isolate fLepOcu1 chromosome 25, fLepOcu1.hap2, whole genome shotgun sequence encodes:
- the LOC102693856 gene encoding somatostatin-2-like, which produces MHLLSSLVPLALLVWSLKCAAEVPSEERQALQSNGGLAKERKDVLLKVLSGLLVSNLLRKEQSAVDSEQLKSSLMGERSVFGPSVPRERTPCKNFFWKTFSSC; this is translated from the exons ATGCACCTGCTGTCGAGCCTGGTGCCTCTGGCTCTCCTCGTGTGGAGCCTCAAGTGTGCTGCTGAAGTGCCTAGCGAAGAGAGGCAAGCGCTGCAGAGCAATGGG GGTTTGGCTAAAGAAAGGAAAGACGTGCTGCTGAAAGTTTTGTCGGGGCTGTTGGTTTCTAACCTGCTGAGGAAGGAGCAGTCCGCCGTGGATTCGGAGCAGCTGAAGTCCTCGCTGATGGGAGAGAGATCCGTCTTTGGCCCGTCCGTGCCCCGAGAGAGGACCCCCTGCAAAAACTTCTTCTGGAAGACTTTCTCCTCGTGCTAG
- the cenps gene encoding centromere protein S — MNDEAEQSRFMQTQRLRAAVHYTVGLLCREVGEQSDVQFSRQSIAALAETTFRQGDTFAKDLEAFARHAKRTTVNAEDVKLLARRSTALHKYITRRSEELMSSNQQQQKDKRKKSAGKGKKGSAAPAEDVVAGSEDSNMG; from the exons ATGAACGATGAGGCCGAACAAAGCCGTTTCATGCAAACCCAG AGGCTGAGAGCTGCCGTCCACTACACCGTCGGGCTGCTCTGCAGAGAGGTGGGAGAGCAGAGCGACGTGCAGTTCAGCAGGCAGAGCATTGCTGCTCTTGCGGAGACCACATTCAGGCAGGGTG ataCTTTTGCAAAGGATCTTGAGGCATTTGCAAG GCATGCGAAGAGAACCACGGTGAATGCAGAAGATGTCAAACTTCTAGCACGACGAAGCACAGCCCTG CACAAGTACATCACGAGGAGGAGCGAGGAGCTGATGTCCAGCaaccagcagcagcagaaggacAAGAGGAAGAAGAGCGCTGGAAAGGGCAAGAAGGGCAGCGCTGCTCCGGCGGAGGACGTGGTGGCTGGAAGCGAGGACTCCAACATGGGATAG